A window from Rhea pennata isolate bPtePen1 chromosome 1, bPtePen1.pri, whole genome shotgun sequence encodes these proteins:
- the ADIPOR2 gene encoding adiponectin receptor protein 2 has translation MNELTELDNAGSPEPGLRLRKRHMSSTATQSDIEEDSSEQKPLLVEPPLSCDQENSSEDNNHNNELPQEDEGFMGMSPLLQAHHAMERMEEFVCKVWEGRWRVIPHDVLPDWLKDNDYLLHGHRPPMPSFRACFKSIFRIHTETGNIWTHLLGCVFFLCLGIFYMFRPNMSFVAPVQEKVVVGLFFLGAILCLSFSWLFHTVYCHSEGVSRLFSKLDYSGIALLIMGSFVPWLYYSFYCNPQPCFIYLIVICVLGIAAIIVSQWDMFATPQYRGVRAGVFLGLGLSGVIPTLHFVISEGLLKAATMGQIGWLALMACLYITGAALYAARIPERFFPGKCDIWFHSHQLFHVFVVAGAFVHFHGVSNLQEFRFTVGGGCTEEEGMQ, from the exons ATGAATGAACTAACGGAACTCGATAATGCTGGTTCTCCAGAGCCAGGTCTACGGCTCAGGAAAAGACACATGTCTAGCACTGCAACACAGTCAGATATTGAAGAGGACAGCTCTGAGCAGAAGCCTCTTCTAGTGGAGCCACCTCTGTCTTGTGACCAGGAAAAT agttcTGAGGATAATAACCACAATAATGAATTGCCTCAAGAAGATGAAGGGTTTATGGGTATGTCTCCTCTTCTACAAGCCCACCATGCTATGGAGAGAATGGAAGAATTTGTGTGTAAG GTGTGGGAGGGCCGATGGAGAGTCATTCCCCACGATGTTCTGCCTGACTGGCTAAAGGACAACGACTACTTGTTGCATGGGCACAGACCACCCATGCCTTCGTTCCGGGCTTGTTTCAAGAGTATCTTCAGAATACACACAGAGACTGGTAACATCTGGACACATCTTCTAG GAtgtgtgtttttcctgtgtctggGAATCTTCTACATGTTCCGGCCAAACATGTCCTTTGTAGCACCTGTGCAGGAGAAAGTGGTTGTTGGATTGTTCTTTCTGGGAGCCATACTTTGCCTCTCCTTCTCATGGCTCTTCCACACCGTTTATTGCCACTCGGAAGGTGTTTCTCGGCTCTTCTCCAA GCTGGATTATTCTGGCATTGCACTTCTCATTATGGGCAGCTTTGTACCATGGCTGTACTACTCCTTCTATTGCAACCCGCAGCCTTGCTTCATCTACTTGATTGTGATCTGTGTCCTGGGCATTGCAGCCATAATTGTCTCACAGTGGGACATGTTTGCAACCCCTCAATACCGGGGTGTAAGGGCAG GAGTATTTCTAGGTCTGGGTCTTAGTGGGGTTATTCCCACCCTGCACTTTGTCATCTCTGAGGGGCTCCTGAAGGCAGCCACAATGGGGCAAATAGGCTGGCTGGCACTCATGGCATGCCTGTACATCACTGGTGCTGCACTATATGCTGCCCGCATCCCGGAGAGATTCTTCCCTGGCAAGTGTGATATCTGG TTCCACTCCCATCAGCTGTTTCACGTCTTTGTAGTGGCTGGCGCTTTTGTGCACTTCCATGGAGTTTCAAACCTTCAGGAGTTCCGTTTCACAGTCGGAGGAGGCTGCACAGAGGAAGAGGGAATGCAGTAA